One genomic region from Gammaproteobacteria bacterium encodes:
- a CDS encoding DMT family transporter yields MFTSLSLKARASLACAYSGVAWGLFWIPLRGMDNAGVTDAWATVLFYGIPLLLFSPWIFRNWRRITSCGWQLHFIGITTGVALAFYSNALLYTEVIRGLVLYYTTPVWSLLLARIVLGETITAPRVLAIAFGLAGMLVMFGIDVGFPWPRNTGDWMALIGAVGWAVAAVLLRKDDGSRSMEICSVYFFYGVIAAIVMAISPMAGEIEMPDWSVVVDVLPWALPIAVIVIPGAYAAFWGAPHLNPGVVGLLFMTELSVGGITAAIWANEPLGVRELTGIGLITLAGLSEFIYTPMRRALWRDS; encoded by the coding sequence ATGTTTACCAGTCTGAGCCTGAAAGCACGGGCCAGCCTGGCCTGTGCCTATAGCGGCGTCGCCTGGGGTCTTTTCTGGATTCCGCTACGGGGCATGGACAACGCCGGGGTGACCGATGCCTGGGCCACGGTGCTGTTCTACGGTATACCGTTGCTATTGTTTTCTCCGTGGATATTCAGGAACTGGCGACGCATTACCAGCTGTGGCTGGCAGCTGCATTTCATCGGTATCACAACCGGGGTTGCGCTTGCGTTTTACTCCAACGCGCTACTCTATACCGAGGTCATTCGGGGGTTGGTGCTGTATTACACGACCCCGGTCTGGTCGTTGTTACTGGCCCGTATCGTACTTGGGGAAACGATAACCGCACCGCGGGTTCTGGCCATTGCATTTGGTTTGGCCGGCATGCTGGTAATGTTCGGGATTGATGTCGGTTTTCCGTGGCCGAGAAACACAGGTGACTGGATGGCGTTGATTGGCGCCGTCGGTTGGGCGGTAGCGGCGGTATTGCTGCGCAAGGATGATGGCAGTCGCAGCATGGAAATATGTTCGGTCTATTTTTTCTACGGCGTCATCGCCGCGATTGTAATGGCGATATCACCGATGGCCGGTGAAATCGAGATGCCAGACTGGTCTGTCGTTGTCGATGTCCTGCCCTGGGCATTGCCAATCGCAGTTATCGTAATTCCCGGTGCTTACGCGGCTTTCTGGGGTGCGCCGCACTTGAACCCCGGAGTAGTTGGTTTACTGTTCATGACGGAACTCAGCGTGGGTGGGATTACCGCTGCGATATGGGCCAACGAACCGCTCGGCGTGCGCGAACTGACTGGAATCGGGTTAATCACGCTTGCGGGCTTGAGTGAATTTATCTATACGCCGATGCGCCGGGCGTTATGGCGCGATAGCTAG
- a CDS encoding formate--tetrahydrofolate ligase: protein MAKSDIEIAREATLKPITEIAQKLDIPPEACKPFGHDKAKLTSEFINSLQGKKDGKLILVTAISPTPAGEGKTTTTVGLGDGLNSIGKKAVMCLREPSLGPCFGMKGGAAGGGYAQVVPMEDINLHFTGDFHAIGAAHNLLSALVDNHVQWDNKSGIDPRRITWKRVMDMNDRTLRDITIGLGGPGNGTPRESGFDITVASEIMAIFCLATDLDDLGRRIGNIVVGYTRDQKPVHARDVNAPGAMTVLLKDAFMPNLVQTLENNPAFIHGGPFANIAHGCNSVIATKTALKLADYVVTEAGFGADLGAEKFFDIKCRKAGLSPDAVVLVATARALKMHGGVPKDQLAGENVEAIVKGCDNLGRHIRNLKQFGVPVTVAINRFSADTEGELKAIREFCDEFGVKAFDCNHWGEGSKGTQELSKHVAEVADSGQAQFHTLYDDKMPLWDKARHIARSLYGADDIIADKKVRDQFAKFEADGYGHFPVCMAKTQYSFSTDPALMGAPSGHEVPIREVRLSAGAEFIVVVCGDIMTMPGLPRVPSADNIHLNADGQVEGLF, encoded by the coding sequence ATGGCAAAAAGCGATATCGAAATTGCACGTGAAGCAACCCTGAAACCGATTACCGAAATTGCGCAAAAGCTCGATATTCCACCCGAAGCTTGCAAGCCCTTCGGACACGACAAGGCGAAATTGACTTCAGAATTTATTAATTCATTGCAGGGAAAAAAGGACGGCAAGTTGATTCTGGTTACCGCGATTTCTCCGACTCCGGCAGGCGAGGGCAAAACCACGACCACGGTCGGACTGGGTGACGGGCTTAACAGCATCGGCAAGAAAGCCGTGATGTGTCTGCGCGAACCGAGCCTGGGCCCCTGCTTCGGAATGAAAGGTGGCGCCGCGGGCGGAGGATATGCCCAGGTCGTGCCGATGGAAGATATCAACCTGCATTTCACCGGGGATTTTCATGCCATCGGCGCGGCGCATAACCTGCTGTCGGCGCTGGTTGATAACCATGTCCAGTGGGATAATAAATCGGGGATTGATCCACGCCGTATCACCTGGAAGCGCGTCATGGATATGAACGACCGTACGTTGCGTGACATCACCATTGGCCTCGGTGGTCCCGGCAACGGTACCCCGCGCGAGAGTGGTTTCGATATCACGGTTGCCTCCGAAATCATGGCTATTTTCTGTCTCGCCACCGATCTCGACGATCTCGGACGCCGCATCGGCAATATTGTTGTCGGCTACACGCGTGATCAGAAACCGGTACATGCACGTGACGTCAATGCCCCGGGCGCGATGACCGTGTTGCTCAAGGATGCATTCATGCCGAACCTGGTGCAGACGCTCGAAAATAATCCAGCCTTCATCCACGGCGGCCCGTTTGCCAATATCGCGCACGGTTGTAACTCGGTAATTGCTACTAAAACCGCGCTCAAGCTGGCCGATTACGTCGTTACCGAGGCCGGGTTTGGTGCCGATCTGGGTGCTGAAAAGTTCTTCGACATCAAGTGTCGCAAGGCAGGTTTGAGTCCGGATGCGGTGGTGCTGGTTGCGACTGCGCGAGCGCTCAAAATGCACGGTGGTGTCCCCAAGGACCAGCTTGCAGGTGAAAATGTCGAGGCCATCGTCAAGGGTTGCGATAATCTGGGTCGCCATATCCGCAACCTGAAACAGTTCGGCGTACCGGTAACGGTCGCGATCAATCGTTTTTCCGCCGACACCGAGGGTGAACTAAAAGCAATCCGCGAGTTTTGCGACGAGTTCGGTGTCAAGGCCTTTGACTGTAACCACTGGGGCGAGGGCAGCAAGGGTACCCAGGAACTTTCCAAACATGTGGCCGAGGTTGCCGATTCCGGCCAGGCGCAGTTCCATACGTTGTACGATGACAAGATGCCGTTATGGGACAAGGCACGTCACATCGCACGCTCGCTATACGGCGCGGACGATATTATCGCCGACAAAAAAGTCCGCGATCAGTTTGCCAAATTTGAAGCCGATGGTTATGGTCACTTCCCGGTTTGCATGGCCAAGACCCAGTACAGCTTTTCCACCGACCCTGCGCTGATGGGGGCGCCTAGCGGGCACGAAGTACCGATCCGCGAAGTTCGCCTGTCGGCGGGGGCCGAGTTCATCGTCGTGGTCTGTGGCGACATCATGACCATGCCAGGATTGCCACGGGTGCCGTCGGCGGACAATATTCATCTGAATGCGGATGGCCAGGTCGAGGGATTGTTCTAG
- a CDS encoding FAD-dependent oxidoreductase — MKLNDADYQFSITATPDLDDDTNDIHFVPAPCQVACPIGTDAPSYIAYIWEGKNEEALEAITATNPFSAICGRVCDAPCEPACRRADSDGAIAIRNLKRYVLEALGPGFALPPVEVTQDKSVAIVGAGPAGLTAAHDIAEAGYEVHVYEATDKLGGMMYWGIPRFRLPESAMQQDIDRMLAHCPGIKIHLNSALGEQVSLDELKQKHDAVLLSIGAFVGKPMGIPGEKAPFVEDGVSFLYRVNDGERPTLPETVLVIGGGDVAMDACRVAKRLPGVKQVKVIYRRDFEAMPARREELHGAIDEGIEVVYNTQPVEVIDGKALRCVRTELGEPDEDGRRRPINIAGSEHDIECGLVIAAVGQKAENDELDALGMMDWDRVRTELEGMQTTDAKVFAAGDGAFGGSTIVEAMYQGHRAAYYIKAHLEGNDKPLPYRTPYRTRRVPICNDPAWELNPRVDQKFHGLGQIPIEFPEIESTYTADEAKFEAARCFRCDAETGSADYTVTSRESIFAMSRVTPKDVELEASILQGRLENRDNPFGEDHEATLDDLVFLPANLSRLVIDPYREDCKTATDLGAINSLQLDIPFAVTGLDHAPDEIRDAYASAIAQHGAAYIGVAPLGGDARWIQIADGDADAAADAVVFRADPALKAGKVTRAVEAQPTGLLVDSHNLAQALPFALLQELDFLVLDAGDGLPEIASELTSAPDISILNHAVSQLRAMNREEDIDLVYFGGLRTGTDSAKMLALGANTVVIGAAAAIALGADIAAGEPLFNADLKRDDREERSYNLLQAFNAEAAMMARCTGKTNVHNLEPEDLRAITIAVSQAAGVPMAGSLNQH, encoded by the coding sequence ATGAAACTGAACGACGCTGACTACCAGTTCTCGATCACCGCGACACCGGATCTCGATGACGATACCAACGATATCCATTTCGTGCCGGCACCGTGCCAGGTGGCCTGCCCGATCGGCACCGATGCGCCGTCCTACATTGCCTACATCTGGGAAGGCAAGAACGAGGAAGCGCTGGAAGCCATTACCGCGACCAACCCGTTCAGCGCGATCTGCGGCCGTGTATGCGATGCGCCCTGTGAGCCTGCCTGCCGCCGTGCCGATAGCGACGGTGCAATCGCGATCCGCAACCTCAAGCGTTACGTGCTCGAAGCTCTCGGTCCCGGATTTGCGCTGCCACCGGTCGAGGTTACCCAGGACAAGTCCGTTGCCATCGTCGGCGCCGGCCCGGCCGGACTGACCGCCGCGCATGACATTGCCGAAGCCGGCTACGAGGTGCACGTTTACGAGGCCACCGACAAGCTCGGCGGCATGATGTACTGGGGTATTCCGCGCTTTCGCCTACCTGAGTCGGCCATGCAGCAGGATATCGATCGCATGCTGGCGCATTGCCCCGGCATCAAGATTCATCTCAACAGCGCGCTCGGCGAACAGGTATCGCTCGATGAACTGAAGCAAAAGCATGACGCGGTGCTGTTATCGATCGGCGCTTTCGTCGGCAAGCCGATGGGTATTCCCGGTGAAAAAGCACCCTTCGTCGAAGACGGCGTCAGCTTTTTATACCGCGTGAATGACGGTGAGCGCCCGACCTTGCCGGAAACCGTGCTCGTCATTGGTGGTGGTGATGTCGCGATGGATGCCTGCCGCGTAGCCAAACGCCTGCCGGGTGTCAAGCAGGTCAAGGTTATCTACCGTCGCGACTTCGAAGCCATGCCGGCGCGGCGCGAGGAACTGCACGGCGCAATCGACGAAGGCATCGAGGTGGTATACAACACGCAGCCAGTCGAGGTCATCGACGGCAAGGCGCTGCGTTGCGTGCGCACCGAGCTGGGCGAGCCCGATGAGGACGGTCGTCGCCGACCGATTAATATCGCGGGTTCCGAGCACGATATCGAGTGCGGACTGGTGATCGCCGCGGTCGGACAGAAGGCCGAAAACGACGAACTCGACGCCCTCGGAATGATGGACTGGGATCGCGTCAGAACCGAGCTCGAGGGCATGCAAACCACGGATGCAAAGGTGTTTGCGGCCGGTGACGGCGCTTTTGGCGGCTCGACCATCGTCGAGGCCATGTACCAGGGCCATCGCGCCGCCTATTACATCAAAGCCCATCTCGAGGGTAACGACAAGCCACTGCCATACCGCACCCCGTACCGCACGCGGCGGGTGCCGATTTGCAACGATCCGGCCTGGGAACTGAATCCCCGGGTCGACCAGAAATTTCATGGACTCGGTCAGATTCCGATCGAGTTTCCCGAGATCGAATCAACCTATACCGCCGACGAGGCGAAGTTCGAAGCCGCGCGCTGTTTCCGCTGCGATGCCGAAACCGGGTCAGCGGATTACACCGTGACCAGCCGCGAGTCGATTTTCGCGATGTCGCGCGTCACACCAAAAGACGTCGAGCTAGAAGCCAGTATCCTGCAGGGGCGCCTGGAAAACCGCGACAATCCGTTTGGCGAAGATCACGAGGCCACGCTCGATGACCTGGTATTTCTGCCGGCGAACCTGTCGCGCCTGGTGATCGATCCCTACCGCGAGGACTGTAAAACCGCGACCGACCTGGGTGCAATCAACAGCCTGCAGCTCGATATTCCATTTGCGGTCACTGGTCTCGATCATGCCCCGGATGAAATCCGCGATGCCTATGCCAGCGCCATAGCGCAACATGGCGCCGCCTATATTGGAGTTGCACCGCTCGGCGGGGATGCCCGGTGGATACAGATTGCCGACGGCGACGCCGATGCCGCGGCCGACGCGGTCGTGTTCAGGGCTGACCCGGCGCTGAAGGCAGGCAAGGTAACCAGGGCAGTGGAAGCTCAACCGACCGGCCTGCTGGTCGACAGCCACAACCTCGCACAGGCGCTGCCGTTTGCGCTGTTGCAGGAACTCGATTTTCTGGTGCTCGATGCGGGTGACGGCCTGCCGGAAATTGCTTCCGAACTGACCAGCGCACCCGATATTTCGATTTTAAACCACGCGGTCAGCCAGCTGCGGGCGATGAACCGGGAAGAAGATATCGACCTGGTTTATTTCGGCGGTCTGCGCACCGGCACCGATAGCGCCAAGATGCTTGCGTTGGGCGCCAATACCGTGGTCATCGGTGCGGCTGCGGCGATCGCACTCGGCGCCGATATTGCCGCCGGTGAGCCGCTCTTCAATGCCGACCTGAAGCGGGATGATCGCGAGGAGCGCAGTTACAACCTGCTGCAGGCATTCAATGCGGAAGCCGCGATGATGGCGCGCTGCACCGGCAAAACCAACGTACACAACCTCGAGCCCGAGGATCTGCGCGCGATCACGATCGCGGTATCGCAAGCGGCGGGCGTGCCCATGGCGGGAAGTTTGAATCAGCATTGA
- a CDS encoding XRE family transcriptional regulator, which produces MQQQHSVDALEVAIGKQVRTSRKRLNLTVAALAKQAQLSTGMLSKIENGQTSPSLATLTSLANALQVPVTSFFRGYEEQRDVTYIKAGEGLSIERRGSGAGHQYQLLGHTIGKPYNIEPYLITIDDESEVFPVFQHAGTELIYMLEGRVTYRHANKTYTLEPGDTLFFDAEASHGPDEIQKLPCRYLSIIVSEATSI; this is translated from the coding sequence ATGCAGCAGCAACACAGTGTTGACGCGCTGGAAGTTGCGATTGGCAAACAGGTGCGCACGTCGCGCAAGCGACTTAACCTGACCGTGGCCGCGCTCGCCAAGCAGGCGCAACTATCGACCGGGATGCTGTCAAAGATTGAAAACGGTCAGACATCGCCGTCGCTGGCGACGCTGACTTCACTCGCCAATGCGCTGCAGGTGCCAGTGACTTCGTTCTTTCGTGGTTACGAGGAACAACGCGACGTAACCTACATCAAGGCCGGCGAAGGTTTGTCGATCGAGCGTCGTGGTTCGGGTGCCGGGCACCAGTACCAGCTGCTCGGGCACACTATTGGCAAGCCCTATAATATTGAACCCTACCTGATTACGATCGACGATGAGTCGGAAGTGTTTCCTGTGTTTCAACACGCCGGAACCGAGCTGATTTACATGCTGGAAGGCCGGGTTACTTACCGCCACGCCAACAAAACCTACACACTCGAGCCGGGTGACACCCTTTTCTTCGATGCCGAGGCCTCGCATGGTCCGGATGAGATACAAAAATTACCCTGTCGCTACCTTTCGATTATCGTTTCGGAGGCAACAAGCATCTAA
- a CDS encoding class II glutamine amidotransferase translates to MCGIAGILYKQAGTHEIGKTLLDMLDGCQHRGPDSTGFALYGEEKDQLQLRFIVPTETAARQKAIDNIASLLARYDATIESEQSVGCSYQIAVNFEGDLLDFTKHIEEHAKLVSVGHTLDIIKDDGTAHELDEIYQVGDVRGTHGIGHVRLATESAVRPEAAHPFWATGFEDIAIVHNGQITNYWKMRRRLERRGFTFHTDNDSELVAVYLADKLEQGETLDSVLKTAIDDLDGTFSFLVSTPNEIGYAKDNLAAKPMVLYETDDMIAIASEEVSLNRLFPGQSINSTEPAPGTHQTWSRSI, encoded by the coding sequence ATGTGCGGTATAGCGGGTATTTTATACAAGCAGGCGGGCACCCATGAAATTGGCAAAACGCTGCTCGACATGCTCGACGGTTGCCAGCATCGCGGCCCGGACAGCACGGGTTTCGCATTGTATGGTGAAGAGAAGGACCAACTTCAACTGCGTTTTATCGTTCCGACTGAGACGGCAGCGCGACAGAAGGCGATCGATAATATTGCTTCGTTGCTGGCACGTTACGATGCGACCATAGAATCTGAACAATCGGTTGGCTGCTCTTATCAGATCGCGGTCAATTTCGAAGGTGATTTGCTTGATTTCACCAAGCATATAGAGGAACACGCCAAGCTGGTTTCGGTGGGCCACACGCTCGATATCATCAAGGATGACGGCACCGCGCACGAACTCGACGAGATTTACCAGGTTGGCGATGTCAGGGGTACCCACGGCATCGGTCACGTGCGCCTCGCCACCGAGTCGGCGGTGCGGCCCGAGGCTGCACACCCGTTCTGGGCGACCGGTTTCGAGGATATCGCGATCGTACACAATGGCCAGATTACCAATTACTGGAAGATGCGCCGTCGCCTGGAACGCCGGGGTTTCACCTTTCATACCGACAACGATAGCGAGCTGGTCGCGGTTTATCTCGCCGACAAGCTTGAACAGGGCGAGACCCTGGACAGCGTGCTTAAAACCGCGATCGATGATCTCGACGGCACCTTTTCATTCCTGGTATCGACTCCGAATGAAATCGGTTATGCCAAGGACAATCTGGCGGCAAAACCGATGGTGTTGTACGAAACCGATGACATGATCGCAATCGCCTCCGAGGAAGTCAGCCTGAACCGGCTGTTTCCCGGCCAATCCATCAATTCCACCGAACCGGCGCCGGGGACCCACCAGACATGGTCACGATCGATTTAA
- a CDS encoding type 1 glutamine amidotransferase encodes MKNILVLQHIAVEDPGYIKDLMEADGWQLTQIELDEGETIPADLSGFDAMLCMGGPMDTWMEDEHPWLIEEKKRIHEWVVDMGKPFLGFCLGCQLLGEVLGGKVVKSEPSEIGVLDIDMTPAARQDLLFGGYPESIKAVQWHSYEVRDLESNTGVTVLGSSASTRYQIFKYRNHAYAVQFHVEVRADTVMQWGCIPEYRAALEDSLGADALEAFDQTARAEMPEMNRLAKLLYENFKQIL; translated from the coding sequence ATGAAAAATATACTGGTGTTGCAACATATCGCAGTCGAGGATCCGGGCTACATCAAGGACTTGATGGAAGCTGATGGCTGGCAACTGACCCAGATAGAACTAGACGAAGGCGAAACCATACCGGCCGACCTGTCCGGGTTCGACGCGATGCTGTGCATGGGCGGTCCGATGGACACCTGGATGGAAGACGAACACCCGTGGCTCATCGAAGAGAAAAAACGCATCCATGAATGGGTCGTCGATATGGGTAAACCCTTCCTCGGGTTTTGTCTCGGCTGTCAGTTACTCGGAGAAGTCCTGGGTGGCAAGGTGGTCAAGTCCGAACCATCCGAAATCGGTGTACTGGATATCGACATGACCCCGGCGGCACGGCAGGACCTGCTGTTCGGTGGCTACCCCGAATCCATCAAGGCGGTACAGTGGCATTCCTACGAAGTGCGCGATCTCGAATCCAACACCGGGGTGACCGTGCTCGGTTCATCGGCCAGTACCCGGTACCAGATATTCAAGTATCGCAACCACGCCTACGCGGTACAGTTTCACGTCGAAGTGCGCGCCGACACGGTAATGCAGTGGGGCTGTATCCCGGAGTACAGGGCTGCGCTGGAAGACAGCCTCGGCGCCGACGCCCTCGAAGCATTCGACCAGACGGCCCGTGCCGAGATGCCGGAGATGAACCGGCTGGCGAAACTACTCTACGAAAACTTCAAGCAGATCTTATAA
- the glnT gene encoding type III glutamate--ammonia ligase — protein sequence MAKDLEAIAKSKKIKYFLVSWVDLFGVLRAKLVPARAIKGMQKDGAGFAGFAAWLDMTPAHPDMFAVPDPDSLIQLPWKPEIGWVAGDLWMDGKEVEASPRVALKRQLAKASRKGYRMKTGVECEYHLITPDGENIADSHDTQPKPCYDQLALMRQYPVVGHICDCMLKLGWNPYQNDHEDANGQFEMNWDYDDALKTADKHVFFKFMVKSIAEEHGMRATFMPKPFKHLTGNGCHAHVSLWDRAGKKNLFETNRKDPRGLGLSPLAYKALGGIMHSASDLAAIFNPTVNSYKRINAPRTMSGATWSPNAVTYAGNNRTHMIRVPEDGRFELRLMDGAANPYLLQAGVLMAVLDGIDNKRDPGEPTHLNMYEEGHRAKSPRMLPLNLLDAIRQFDKNKVVREGLGDELVDAYVKLKMQAWDSYATHLSSWERENTLDC from the coding sequence GTGGCTAAAGATCTAGAAGCGATTGCGAAATCCAAAAAAATAAAATATTTCCTGGTGAGCTGGGTTGACCTGTTTGGTGTGTTGCGCGCCAAGTTGGTACCGGCACGCGCCATCAAGGGCATGCAGAAGGACGGCGCCGGGTTTGCCGGATTTGCCGCATGGCTCGATATGACGCCGGCACATCCGGACATGTTTGCGGTTCCCGATCCTGACAGCCTGATCCAGTTGCCCTGGAAGCCTGAAATTGGCTGGGTTGCAGGGGATCTGTGGATGGACGGCAAGGAAGTAGAGGCTTCGCCGCGCGTCGCGCTCAAGCGTCAGCTGGCCAAGGCTAGCCGCAAGGGATACCGTATGAAAACCGGGGTTGAATGCGAGTATCACTTGATCACGCCCGATGGCGAAAACATTGCCGACAGCCATGACACCCAGCCCAAACCCTGTTACGACCAGCTCGCATTGATGCGTCAGTACCCGGTGGTTGGCCATATCTGCGACTGTATGCTCAAACTCGGCTGGAATCCGTATCAGAATGATCACGAGGACGCCAATGGCCAGTTCGAAATGAACTGGGATTACGACGATGCCCTGAAAACTGCCGACAAGCACGTGTTCTTCAAGTTCATGGTCAAATCGATTGCCGAAGAGCACGGCATGCGCGCGACCTTCATGCCCAAGCCGTTCAAGCACCTGACCGGTAACGGCTGTCATGCGCACGTGTCGTTGTGGGATCGCGCCGGCAAGAAAAACCTGTTCGAGACCAATCGCAAGGACCCGCGCGGGCTGGGCTTGTCGCCACTGGCCTACAAGGCGCTCGGCGGTATCATGCATTCTGCCTCTGACCTGGCCGCGATTTTCAACCCGACCGTAAACAGCTACAAACGTATCAATGCACCGCGCACCATGTCCGGCGCGACCTGGTCGCCGAACGCCGTCACCTATGCCGGCAACAACCGTACCCACATGATCCGCGTACCTGAGGACGGACGTTTCGAGCTGCGCCTGATGGATGGTGCGGCAAATCCTTACCTGTTGCAGGCGGGCGTGCTGATGGCGGTACTCGATGGTATCGACAACAAGCGCGATCCGGGAGAGCCGACGCATCTCAATATGTACGAAGAAGGCCATCGCGCCAAGAGTCCGCGCATGCTGCCGCTGAACCTGCTCGATGCGATCAGGCAATTCGATAAAAACAAGGTCGTCCGCGAAGGTCTTGGCGATGAGCTGGTCGATGCCTACGTCAAACTCAAGATGCAGGCCTGGGATAGCTATGCAACGCACCTGAGTAGCTGGGAACGCGAAAACACGCTCGATTGCTAA
- a CDS encoding glutamate synthase-related protein, with amino-acid sequence MVTIDLSQVSITEANEQICAYGRDRLDVEIINPDARHNIGVGLVEPITVHVKGSAGYFCGGLSDGAHYEIEHNVGWAVGDNIYSGSVVVGGNAGAIPGVAIRGAEIVVRGNMGSRAGQVMKAGTLCCGGNAAFMSGYMMYGGRIIILGDAAAKVGQDMSAGEIFVGGKIESLGNDTMIVDMESHERDDLMEFLERYKLKFNGDFTKVVNAGKKLRYANVEPRSRPQPFFVSSKSSNYWNSKVQEDIWIKGEVGRYRIRGYGASKPVPHLNDIAFTRDISTVAPNPDELTDINLKTTVGGRFGARPLSLSMPVMIAPMSFGALSRKVKIALARASRLSGISENTGEGGMLDEQRAEADQLIFQCLSGRLGWNVKDMQRADAIEIYISQGAKPGLGGQLMAKKVTPELAAIRGIPVGIDLRSPSRHPDVLGADDLVIKLQEFREATFHKVPIGIKMGAGRVNDDIKIAYKDGFDFVELDGLQGSTGAASTEVLENVGIPTLSAVQEAVDGLNEINAGDDMNLVMMGGIKDGVDVIKMLALGADCTSVGTAAIIAGGCIACMQCHVGTCPVGIATQDPVHEARYDLDRQAMNIHRYLESLRWQIAAITKALGYDDVHRVNRGDLVALTPEAADITSLPYAPEHKETRRPLTGLELLDRKAG; translated from the coding sequence ATGGTCACGATCGATTTAAGCCAGGTCAGCATCACCGAGGCAAACGAGCAGATCTGCGCCTACGGGCGCGATCGCCTCGATGTTGAAATCATAAATCCCGATGCGCGCCACAATATCGGCGTTGGCCTGGTCGAACCGATCACGGTGCACGTTAAGGGCTCCGCCGGCTATTTTTGTGGTGGCCTGTCTGACGGCGCGCATTACGAGATCGAGCACAATGTGGGCTGGGCCGTGGGCGACAATATTTACTCCGGCTCGGTCGTAGTCGGTGGTAACGCCGGCGCGATCCCCGGGGTCGCGATCCGCGGCGCAGAAATTGTCGTGCGCGGCAACATGGGCAGCCGTGCCGGGCAGGTCATGAAGGCCGGCACGTTGTGCTGTGGTGGTAACGCTGCCTTCATGTCGGGTTACATGATGTATGGAGGGCGCATCATCATTCTCGGTGACGCCGCTGCCAAGGTGGGACAGGACATGAGCGCGGGTGAAATTTTCGTCGGTGGCAAGATCGAAAGCCTCGGCAACGACACCATGATCGTCGACATGGAATCCCACGAACGCGATGACCTCATGGAATTCCTCGAGCGCTACAAGCTTAAATTTAACGGTGACTTCACCAAGGTAGTCAATGCCGGCAAGAAACTGCGTTATGCCAATGTCGAACCGCGCTCCCGGCCGCAACCTTTCTTCGTCTCGTCGAAGTCCAGCAACTATTGGAATTCTAAAGTGCAGGAAGATATCTGGATCAAGGGCGAGGTCGGGCGCTACCGCATTCGCGGTTACGGCGCATCCAAGCCGGTACCGCATCTGAATGACATCGCTTTTACCAGGGACATTTCCACGGTTGCGCCGAATCCCGATGAATTAACCGACATCAACCTCAAAACAACGGTCGGCGGGCGCTTCGGCGCCAGGCCGCTGAGCCTGTCGATGCCGGTCATGATTGCGCCGATGAGTTTCGGTGCACTGAGCCGCAAGGTCAAGATCGCACTCGCACGCGCCTCGCGCTTGTCCGGCATTTCGGAAAATACCGGCGAGGGCGGTATGCTCGACGAGCAACGCGCCGAGGCCGACCAGTTGATCTTCCAGTGCCTGTCAGGCCGGCTCGGCTGGAACGTCAAGGACATGCAGCGCGCCGATGCAATCGAGATTTATATTTCGCAGGGTGCCAAGCCGGGTCTCGGCGGCCAGTTGATGGCGAAGAAGGTTACCCCGGAACTGGCGGCGATTCGCGGTATCCCGGTGGGTATCGACCTGCGTTCACCGTCGCGCCACCCGGACGTGCTCGGTGCCGATGACCTCGTCATCAAGCTGCAGGAATTTCGCGAAGCGACTTTTCACAAGGTGCCGATCGGCATCAAGATGGGTGCGGGCCGCGTCAACGACGATATCAAGATCGCCTACAAGGATGGTTTCGACTTCGTTGAACTCGATGGCCTGCAGGGGTCCACCGGCGCCGCCAGCACCGAGGTGCTCGAAAACGTTGGCATCCCGACCCTGTCTGCGGTGCAGGAAGCGGTCGACGGCCTCAATGAAATTAATGCCGGCGACGACATGAACCTGGTCATGATGGGTGGTATCAAGGATGGCGTCGACGTGATCAAGATGCTGGCGCTGGGCGCCGATTGTACCTCAGTCGGCACCGCGGCGATTATCGCTGGCGGCTGTATCGCCTGCATGCAGTGCCACGTGGGTACCTGCCCGGTTGGCATTGCCACCCAGGATCCGGTGCACGAGGCACGCTACGACCTCGATCGCCAGGCGATGAATATCCACCGTTACCTCGAATCGCTACGCTGGCAAATTGCCGCGATCACGAAGGCGCTCGGTTACGATGACGTGCACCGGGTAAACCGCGGCGACCTGGTCGCACTGACACCGGAGGCAGCTGATATCACCAGCCTGCCGTATGCGCCCGAACACAAGGAAACCCGGCGACCGCTGACCGGTCTCGAACTACTGGACCGGAAAGCCGGATGA